In Streptomyces canus, one DNA window encodes the following:
- a CDS encoding transglycosylase domain-containing protein, which yields MSEHRRKPPQPQGGGRAAGRRGQSGSAFGRRAAPRGATGSLADSYGTSSQESDSYGPGGEDRPYGGRAEARRAAQRSTGGGRRRVPETGHGGRRGAQTGRGRASDPSRKRFIDYPRAGKYGVARWVPSWKLVTGLFIGFIGGLVAIAGVGYALVSVPNVAETATSQNNVYYWSDKTEMVSTGGETNRQIVNLAQIPKAMQYAVVSQENKTFYTDSGIDPKGIARAVFNMARGGNTQGGSTITQQYVKNARLDDQSQTVTRKFKEIFISIKVGATVNKDEIMAGYLNSAYYGRNAYGIQAAARAYFNKDAKNLDPGECAFLAAMLKGATYYDPAGARSIDPANATPDANAKRALRQMQDTLDKMVEYGHLSATERAKYTALPEWQNPRSNTQLKGQTGYLVDLAKAYLINNKIVSADKLQQGGYSIYTTFDKKKVSELEAAVKKVRKENIDPKKRPTKDTYVQFGGASVEPSTGAIRACYGGEDATTHFTNNCDSTGAQVGSTFKTFVLAAAMKWGVRNPDLGESQAQDERTVVNAKSLFSGKNDLKIQNYDRSIWKNEEGKEWLQENDGKQSYGSPPKYQIDLREAMRESVNSAFVQLGMDVGLDKVKESAMDAGLKENSLAGTNFPSFSIGISDPSAIRMAGAYATFAASGKQNEPYSVEKVTSKDGDVFTHEAKPKQAFEKKVADNVTDVLKTVVDDGTGTNAQLTGRDVAGKTGTTDGNKSAWFVGYTPQLSTAITMFRLDDDETKKNRTFLEMYGTGGQEKIHGASFPSEIWHDYMEQALKDEKSIDFPTPEPIGEILNDEPSPTPTPTPSETESATPTPTPTPSQTLITPTPTASESCRFDWQCSDSGGTNNGGTDGGVTSTPTATSTDTNGGNTNGNGNGGLFGGSSG from the coding sequence ATGAGCGAGCACCGTCGCAAACCGCCGCAGCCGCAGGGAGGCGGACGTGCCGCGGGCCGACGCGGCCAGTCCGGCTCGGCCTTCGGCCGCCGCGCGGCTCCGCGAGGCGCCACCGGGTCTCTTGCCGACTCCTATGGGACGAGCTCCCAAGAGTCGGATTCCTACGGTCCGGGAGGCGAGGATCGTCCGTACGGCGGCCGTGCAGAGGCCCGACGTGCGGCCCAGAGAAGCACGGGCGGTGGTCGCCGCAGAGTGCCGGAGACGGGCCACGGAGGTCGGCGCGGGGCGCAGACCGGCCGGGGCCGCGCGTCCGATCCCAGCAGGAAGCGGTTCATCGACTACCCGCGTGCGGGTAAGTACGGCGTGGCGCGCTGGGTGCCGTCCTGGAAGCTGGTGACGGGCCTGTTCATCGGCTTCATCGGAGGCCTGGTCGCGATCGCCGGCGTTGGCTACGCGCTTGTGAGCGTTCCTAACGTCGCCGAGACCGCGACGTCGCAGAACAACGTCTACTACTGGTCCGACAAGACCGAGATGGTCTCCACCGGTGGTGAGACGAACCGCCAGATCGTCAACCTCGCGCAGATCCCGAAGGCGATGCAGTATGCCGTCGTCTCGCAGGAGAACAAGACCTTCTACACCGACAGCGGCATCGACCCCAAGGGCATCGCCCGTGCCGTGTTCAACATGGCCCGGGGCGGCAACACGCAGGGTGGCTCCACCATCACCCAGCAGTACGTCAAGAACGCGCGCCTGGACGACCAGTCCCAGACCGTCACCCGTAAGTTCAAGGAGATCTTCATCTCCATCAAGGTGGGTGCCACGGTCAATAAGGACGAGATCATGGCCGGCTACCTGAACTCCGCGTACTACGGTCGCAACGCCTACGGCATCCAGGCGGCCGCGCGCGCGTACTTCAACAAGGACGCCAAGAACCTCGACCCGGGCGAGTGCGCCTTCCTGGCTGCCATGCTGAAGGGCGCCACGTACTACGACCCGGCGGGCGCACGGTCCATCGACCCGGCGAACGCCACGCCGGACGCCAACGCCAAGCGTGCTCTACGGCAGATGCAGGACACCCTCGACAAGATGGTCGAGTACGGCCACCTCAGCGCGACGGAGCGCGCCAAGTACACCGCGCTTCCCGAGTGGCAGAACCCCCGGTCCAACACCCAGCTCAAGGGCCAGACCGGCTACCTGGTCGACCTCGCCAAGGCCTACCTGATCAACAACAAGATCGTCAGTGCCGACAAGCTCCAGCAGGGCGGCTACTCGATCTACACGACCTTCGACAAGAAGAAGGTCAGCGAGCTCGAGGCAGCGGTCAAGAAGGTCCGCAAGGAGAACATCGATCCGAAGAAGCGCCCGACGAAGGACACCTATGTCCAGTTCGGCGGGGCGTCCGTGGAGCCGTCCACCGGGGCGATCCGGGCCTGCTACGGAGGCGAGGACGCGACCACCCACTTCACCAACAACTGCGACTCGACCGGTGCCCAGGTCGGTTCGACATTCAAGACGTTCGTGCTCGCCGCGGCGATGAAGTGGGGCGTACGCAATCCGGATCTCGGCGAGAGCCAGGCGCAGGACGAGCGCACGGTCGTCAACGCAAAGAGCCTGTTCAGCGGCAAGAACGACCTCAAGATCCAGAACTACGACCGTTCGATCTGGAAGAACGAGGAGGGCAAGGAGTGGCTCCAGGAGAACGACGGCAAGCAGTCCTACGGCTCTCCGCCCAAGTACCAGATCGACCTTCGTGAGGCGATGCGGGAGTCGGTGAACTCCGCCTTCGTGCAGCTCGGCATGGACGTCGGCCTGGACAAGGTGAAGGAGTCGGCCATGGATGCGGGCCTCAAGGAGAACAGCCTGGCCGGTACCAACTTCCCGTCCTTCTCCATCGGTATCTCCGACCCCAGCGCGATCCGGATGGCGGGCGCGTACGCCACCTTCGCGGCCAGCGGCAAGCAGAACGAGCCGTACTCCGTCGAGAAGGTCACGAGCAAGGACGGCGACGTCTTCACACATGAGGCGAAGCCCAAGCAGGCCTTCGAGAAGAAGGTCGCCGACAACGTCACTGATGTCCTCAAGACCGTGGTGGATGACGGTACGGGCACCAACGCCCAGCTGACCGGCCGTGATGTGGCGGGGAAGACCGGCACCACGGACGGCAACAAGTCCGCCTGGTTCGTCGGGTACACCCCGCAGCTGTCCACGGCGATCACGATGTTCCGGCTGGACGACGACGAGACCAAGAAGAACCGCACCTTCCTGGAGATGTACGGCACGGGTGGCCAGGAGAAGATCCACGGTGCCTCGTTCCCGTCGGAGATCTGGCACGACTACATGGAGCAGGCACTGAAGGACGAGAAGTCGATCGACTTCCCGACGCCGGAGCCCATCGGCGAGATCCTCAACGACGAGCCCAGCCCGACGCCCACTCCGACACCCAGTGAGACCGAGTCGGCCACCCCGACTCCGACTCCGACGCCGAGCCAGACGCTCATCACACCGACGCCCACTGCGTCCGAGTCCTGCCGGTTCGACTGGCAGTGCAGCGACTCGGGCGGCACGAACAACGGTGGCACCGACGGAGGTGTGACCTCGACGCCTACGGCCACATCGACGGACACGAACGGCGGCAACACCAACGGCAACGGGAATGGGGGCCTCTTCGGCGGCTCAAGCGGTTAG